In a genomic window of Scyliorhinus torazame isolate Kashiwa2021f chromosome 5, sScyTor2.1, whole genome shotgun sequence:
- the LOC140421385 gene encoding uncharacterized protein: protein MEKPWKCGDCGMGFNYPSEMQTHRRIHTGERPFTCSVCGKGFTLSSHLLTHQLVHTDQRPFKCADCEKSFKSRNNLLLHQRTHTGERPFTCLECGKGFNDLSNLRAHHQVHADQRPFKCADCEKSYKSRKNLLIHQRTHTGERPFTCSLCGTGFTQSTLLVRHQLVHTDQRPLKCADCEKNFKSKKNLLSHQRTHTGERPFTCSVCEKRFTCSSDLLIHQFVHTDQRPFKCADCEKSFKSKKNLLSRQHTHAGEKPFTCSVCGKGFTCSSQLLRHQRVHTGERPHTCPVCEKKFTRASYLTLHQLVHIDQKPFKCSDCEKRFKSKQNLLKHQRVDTETES from the coding sequence atggagaaaccatggaaatgtggtgactgtgggatgggattcaattacccgtctgaaatgcaaactcatcgacgtattcacactggggagagaccattcacctgctccgtgtgtgggaagggattcactctgtcatcccacctcctgacacaccaacttgttcatactgatcaaagaccttttaaatgtgctgactgtgagaagagctttaaaagcagaaataatttactgttacaccaacgcactcacactggggagaggccattcacctgtctggaatgtgggaagggatttaatgatttgtcaaacctccgggctcaccatcaggttcacgctgaccagagaccgtttaaatgtgctgactgtgagaagagctataaAAGCAGAAagaatttactgatacatcaacgcactcacactggggagaggccattcacatgctccttgtgtgggacgggattcactcagtcaacacTACTcgtgagacaccaacttgttcatactgatcagagacctttgaaatgtgctgactgtgagaagaacttTAAAAGTAAAAAGAATTTACtgtcacatcaacgcactcacactggggagaggccattcacctgttccgtgtgtgagaagagattcacatgTTCATCCGACCTTCTAATacaccaatttgttcacactgatcagagaccttttaaatgtgctgactgtgagaagagctttaaaagtaaaaagaaTTTACTGTCACGTCAACATACTCacgctggggagaagccgttcacctgctccgtgtgtgggaagggattcacatgttcatcccagcttctgagacaccagcgagttcacactggggagagaccacacacttgccccgtgtgtgagaAGAAATTCACTCGGGCATCCTACCTGACtttacaccaacttgttcacattgATCAGaaacctttcaaatgttctgattgtgaaaagagatttaaaagtaaACAAAATctactgaaacaccagcgagttgacactgaaacagaatcatag